In Juglans regia cultivar Chandler chromosome 13, Walnut 2.0, whole genome shotgun sequence, the following proteins share a genomic window:
- the LOC108998789 gene encoding protein C2-DOMAIN ABA-RELATED 7-like, producing the protein MENVKGLLRIRLRKGTNLALRDSLSSDPYVVVTMGEQKLKSGVAKNDCNPEWNDELTLSIKDLNVPITLTVYDKDTFTVDDKMGDAEIDPKPYIECLKMGLENLPNGSVVKKVQPSSTNCLAEESTCVWNNGKIVQDMSLRLRNVESGEVSIQLEWIDISGCEGL; encoded by the exons ATGGAAAATGTGAAGGGACTTCTTCGCATTCGGCTTCGGAAAGGCACTAATCTCGCTTTGCGTGACAGCCTTAGCAGCGACCCTTATGTCGTTGTAACCATGGGTGAACAG AAATTGAAGTCTGGAGTGGCAAAAAATGACTGCAATCCAGAGTGGAACGATGAATTGACTCTTTCTATTAAGGATCTTAATGTTCCCATCACTCTG aCAGTGTATGACAAAGACACGTTTACTGTGGATGACAAAATGGGTGATGCTGAGATAGACCCAAAACCATATATTGAGTGTCTGAAGATGGGATTGGAGAATCTCCCAAATGGCTCTGTAGTTAAGAAAGTTCAGCCGAGCTCGACAAATTGCCTTGCCGAGGAGAGCACTTGTGTTTGGAACAATGGGAAAATTGTCCAGGATATGAGTCTGAGACTGAGAAATGTGGAGTCCGGGGAGGTGTCGATCCAACTTGAGTGGATTGATATTAGTGGTTGTGAAGGCCTGTAA